One window of Solirubrobacterales bacterium genomic DNA carries:
- the xseB gene encoding exodeoxyribonuclease VII small subunit, whose protein sequence is MSEETEAVGQDRTYEQAVTRLDQIINRLDSGSAELRETLDLCAEAKDLIEFCAVELNAVDNSLKELRLEDLAASLNSSSEAQPADASPEAPATEEAPPPTDDEVPF, encoded by the coding sequence ATGAGTGAGGAAACGGAAGCGGTTGGACAGGACCGGACCTACGAGCAGGCGGTCACCCGGCTCGACCAGATCATCAACCGGCTCGACTCGGGCAGTGCCGAACTGCGAGAGACCCTGGATCTCTGCGCCGAAGCCAAGGACCTGATCGAGTTCTGCGCCGTCGAGCTCAACGCCGTCGACAACAGCCTCAAGGAACTCCGCCTGGAGGATCTGGCCGCCTCCCTCAACTCTTCCTCCGAAGCTCAACCTGCCGACGCATCACCGGAAGCGCCAGCCACCGAAGAGGCACCGCCACCCACGGACGACGAAGTCCCCTTCTGA
- a CDS encoding UvrD-helicase domain-containing protein: MTPPDLTDDQRTAVECDRPNILVVAGAGTGKTKTTTARYARLIANGLEPSHILVFTFTEKAANELRSRIRKVSAGSERKLSISSAWVGTFHSICARILRAHPIAADVDPTFRVLDEVQSERLKDESWEAALATITDSPERLDVISRFSPYVLRPGIENVWEKLRSFGSTEPALPPLPENRPDPRTLAIGVSEAAVAAESTPRIRQTTKDRIKGIIDGIAAFPPDRDPTWEEVNSLCPEGLPKSVSDLQADLDRLIARVAESAFGAETYTVLNELLVAYGAELTRRKNLAGALDFEDLQLMTLDLLKRHPAIAGIYKQQFAEIMVDEFQDTNPLQVELIETLRGEGTTLFTVGDEMQAIYGFRHADIQLFQDRRDELCRSDPDAVLSLSANFRSGGPIIGAVNEIGRRVTGGGQEPVSHHFQELVNGKDRGPERGDEVELIINEAGAWSEFDLGGLSPLPEASADGASDRPKGAGQHEAEALALAHRIRETVERKEFRPGQIAILFRGKSRMWIFEQALRQVGIPAHVAGGTGFWDTREGVDLRGLLAALANPLDDDSLLGLLAGPACGLSSSALWKLAAARRTDRDEARDLGREAAADGTGRWSRLPLWNVVQDPAAVGVELAESDRTRTEVTVAVINDLRHRAGLMPLGELVEAAVTRTGYDLVSLLRDPSGAGLVNIRRVASLAAGFETENGRDLRGLVDWIDLSKRLDSEAAVSTQDESTDEDSVDDDSPGAVRLMTIHKSKGLEFGMVCLADMGRPRRTDTESAIWVGRDPGDRKKLTVGINAPVPGSDDTLKLFDWGQLSQASNEASADEELRLLHVALTRAERRLLLSGTIPLGEVPSISATSSHLARLAAAFELGADEPEPLPIPAPGTLPEAGIVPAESEIRVEFNRASTERGLELAREFALATTDPSTEPDRIPPLARPDLPSLPDVPLSYSALGEFADCPARFFARRVLKLRDPQPAPGQPRGRVRGNGGSDGIHRPSTEPLDPEDRELPVDHDGSAFGSAVHRMLENSAKPNGRWIRPTDGAVSRELKVAGFDPESGDTFARARAMVDGFLESPLGQRIKGERSQTEVNLVLRFGKLMIRGYIDLALPSADPPLVLDYKTNRLDGSSPEEKMETYTLQRDLYALGIARDRRVDSVGTAYVFLESPDRPVEVIYDRDRLAAASDQIERLVGEVARGRYLGGPEALHQPCGECWACELLGPRIAAASAG; this comes from the coding sequence ATGACCCCCCCAGACCTGACCGACGACCAGAGGACGGCGGTTGAATGCGACCGGCCCAACATCCTGGTCGTGGCCGGGGCCGGAACCGGCAAAACCAAGACCACGACCGCCCGTTACGCCCGCCTGATCGCCAACGGCCTTGAGCCGTCCCACATACTCGTTTTCACCTTTACCGAGAAGGCGGCGAACGAGCTGCGAAGCCGGATCCGGAAAGTCTCGGCCGGCTCAGAACGGAAGCTCTCGATTAGTTCCGCCTGGGTCGGGACCTTCCACTCGATCTGTGCCCGGATTCTGCGGGCCCATCCGATCGCCGCCGACGTCGACCCGACGTTCAGGGTCCTCGACGAGGTCCAGTCTGAGCGGTTGAAGGACGAGTCCTGGGAGGCGGCACTGGCGACGATCACCGACAGCCCCGAACGCCTCGATGTGATCTCGCGGTTCTCCCCGTACGTCCTCAGGCCGGGCATCGAGAACGTCTGGGAGAAGCTGCGCTCTTTCGGTTCCACCGAGCCGGCCCTGCCGCCCCTGCCGGAGAATCGGCCGGACCCCCGGACGCTCGCGATCGGGGTTTCCGAGGCGGCGGTGGCGGCGGAGTCAACTCCACGCATCCGTCAAACGACCAAGGACAGGATCAAGGGAATCATCGACGGCATCGCCGCCTTCCCGCCGGACCGGGATCCGACCTGGGAGGAGGTGAACTCGCTCTGCCCGGAGGGTCTGCCGAAGTCGGTCAGCGACCTCCAAGCCGATCTCGACCGCCTGATCGCCAGGGTCGCCGAATCGGCCTTCGGAGCGGAAACGTACACCGTCCTGAACGAGCTGCTGGTCGCATACGGAGCCGAACTCACCCGCCGGAAGAACCTGGCTGGCGCCCTCGATTTCGAGGATCTCCAGTTGATGACCCTCGATCTGCTGAAGCGTCACCCGGCGATCGCCGGGATCTATAAGCAGCAGTTTGCGGAAATCATGGTTGACGAGTTCCAGGACACGAATCCGCTCCAGGTGGAGTTGATCGAAACCCTGCGGGGAGAGGGCACGACCCTGTTCACGGTCGGTGACGAGATGCAGGCGATCTACGGGTTCCGCCATGCCGACATCCAGCTCTTCCAGGACCGCCGCGACGAGCTGTGCCGCAGCGACCCCGACGCTGTCCTCTCCCTCTCCGCGAACTTCCGTTCGGGCGGGCCGATCATCGGGGCGGTCAACGAGATCGGCCGACGGGTCACCGGCGGCGGCCAGGAACCGGTTTCCCACCATTTCCAGGAACTGGTAAACGGGAAAGACCGCGGTCCGGAAAGGGGCGACGAGGTCGAGTTGATCATCAACGAGGCGGGGGCGTGGTCGGAGTTCGATCTCGGTGGTCTCTCACCGCTGCCGGAGGCCTCCGCGGACGGCGCTTCCGACCGCCCGAAGGGCGCCGGCCAGCATGAAGCCGAGGCGCTGGCCCTGGCTCACCGGATTCGGGAAACGGTTGAGCGCAAGGAGTTCCGGCCAGGCCAGATCGCGATCCTATTCCGGGGCAAGTCCCGTATGTGGATCTTCGAGCAGGCCCTGCGCCAGGTCGGGATCCCCGCTCATGTGGCGGGCGGCACCGGCTTCTGGGACACGCGTGAAGGGGTCGACCTGCGGGGGCTGCTGGCGGCTCTGGCCAACCCGCTCGATGATGATTCTCTGCTCGGGCTGCTGGCGGGTCCGGCCTGCGGCCTCAGTAGCAGCGCGCTCTGGAAGCTCGCGGCAGCCCGTCGCACCGACCGGGACGAGGCCCGGGATCTGGGCCGGGAAGCGGCGGCAGATGGAACGGGACGCTGGTCACGGCTGCCGCTCTGGAACGTGGTGCAAGACCCCGCCGCGGTCGGTGTGGAGCTCGCCGAGTCCGACCGGACAAGAACGGAGGTGACCGTGGCCGTGATCAACGACCTCAGGCACCGGGCCGGCCTGATGCCGCTCGGCGAGCTGGTCGAGGCCGCGGTGACGAGGACCGGCTACGACCTGGTCTCTCTGCTGCGCGACCCTTCGGGGGCCGGCCTGGTGAACATCCGCCGGGTGGCCTCCCTGGCGGCCGGGTTCGAGACGGAAAACGGCCGCGATCTGCGGGGACTGGTCGACTGGATCGACCTCTCGAAACGACTCGACTCGGAGGCCGCGGTCTCCACCCAGGATGAATCGACGGACGAGGACTCGGTGGACGACGATTCGCCCGGGGCGGTCCGGCTGATGACCATCCACAAGTCGAAGGGGCTCGAGTTCGGCATGGTCTGCCTAGCCGACATGGGGCGGCCGCGCCGGACGGATACCGAATCGGCGATCTGGGTGGGCCGCGATCCCGGAGACCGGAAGAAACTGACGGTCGGCATCAACGCACCAGTGCCGGGCAGTGACGACACCCTGAAGCTTTTCGATTGGGGGCAACTCAGCCAGGCAAGCAACGAGGCATCGGCCGATGAGGAGCTGCGTCTGCTTCACGTGGCTCTGACCAGGGCCGAGCGAAGACTGCTGCTCAGCGGCACGATCCCGCTGGGCGAAGTCCCTTCGATTTCCGCAACGAGTTCCCATCTGGCCCGTCTGGCTGCGGCGTTCGAACTTGGTGCCGACGAGCCCGAGCCGCTGCCGATCCCGGCCCCCGGGACGTTGCCGGAAGCAGGGATTGTCCCGGCGGAAAGTGAAATCCGGGTCGAGTTCAACCGTGCCTCGACGGAACGGGGCCTTGAACTTGCCCGGGAGTTCGCCCTGGCAACCACCGACCCATCCACTGAGCCGGACAGGATCCCTCCGCTCGCGAGGCCGGATTTGCCGTCCCTGCCCGACGTGCCGCTCTCGTACTCGGCTCTTGGTGAGTTCGCGGACTGTCCCGCCCGGTTTTTCGCCCGACGGGTGCTGAAACTCCGCGACCCACAGCCAGCTCCGGGCCAACCCCGGGGGCGGGTCCGCGGGAACGGTGGTTCCGACGGGATCCACCGCCCTTCAACCGAACCGCTGGACCCGGAAGATCGCGAACTGCCGGTTGACCACGACGGCTCTGCTTTCGGGTCGGCCGTTCACCGGATGCTCGAAAATTCGGCCAAGCCGAACGGCAGGTGGATCCGTCCGACTGACGGGGCTGTAAGCAGGGAACTCAAAGTCGCCGGATTCGACCCCGAGAGCGGCGACACGTTCGCCCGGGCCCGGGCGATGGTGGACGGATTCCTGGAGTCACCCCTGGGCCAACGGATCAAGGGTGAGCGCAGCCAGACCGAGGTGAACCTGGTGCTCCGCTTCGGGAAGCTGATGATTCGTGGATACATCGATCTGGCCCTTCCCTCCGCCGACCCTCCGCTTGTCCTCGACTACAAGACCAATCGGCTCGACGGTTCATCCCCTGAAGAAAAGATGGAGACGTACACCCTTCAACGCGATCTCTATGCGCTCGGTATCGCCCGGGACCGCAGGGTGGATTCGGTCGGCACGGCTTACGTGTTCCTGGAATCTCCCGATCGTCCGGTGGAGGTCATCTACGACCGGGACCGTCTGGCGGCTGCCTCCGATCAGATCGAGCGACTGGTCGGGGAGGTGGCCCGGGGCAGGTATCTCGGCGGACCGGAAGCACTCCACCAGCCCTGCGGTGAGTGCTGGGCCTGCGAACTGCTGGGGCCTCGGATCGCGGCTGCCTCAGCGGGCTGA
- a CDS encoding PD-(D/E)XK nuclease family protein, translating into MPLTIIKGPPNSGRTEQVRQLYMDRLREGKDPVLVVPSTDDIFTWEERLTRGDQGALLGGRVMHFKDLIGAILGRDPLERTGIAGPLRRRALAAESIRRGWPAIANRLERQPGLIDAALRAFDDLRAGRIFPDAFRVQADSVDSADSPEEDGPASPDGSVLERIGEMFAAYTSSLAELGLKDEAALAAEASVSALDHWQGRPVFLAGFDDLTEVQLELLVRLAKETTVTIAITHEDDSPAMAVTDLLLSRLPEHGDANQPRDRLDGREAGREPLLNEIERRFLRRLPDATPLSPDRSLTLIEASGTRGEAEAVGAEIARLVSTGVTPDEIAIAVNSPAVNGRVFHDVLREYGIASTLECETAATGTAVGQTVIALLRAAGPSGRTEDLLRFLRGPVGTDPGMVDRTELRCVRASVTDAREAAEIFRRVCGNRVPFLEAARGHDPGQAVLDLLETVVASLLGSTDPDLPGPDVATETQMTTAIHQAVEELQTIHGERLGRGHILDALTSGTVSTWAVPAGNTVRIASPYSLRAKRVRRLFMVSLQERDPGASDRSDGPFLNKGVRGAIGMEDPNPPEDQERYLFHSCLSVPTEGLCISCRIADDNGSPEHPSPLIQAVTDLFRSPEEIESDEEGRRHPGLTVIRRVSSDIIFPPAVAPSKHELTRSLTAQAAVGVAPDAGLPELPVKDAVAQIADAGIIDEQTRALSDLNDPEVLEKLRGRNTFSPTGLESFTGCPYRWFIERELGLQRFGPEPEALARGNIVHQALQTIYSGRPGQRPREDSLDQWLSAVAPAVAEAAEAAGLTEERRSASSEVMLRRAVADISTQIRLEAGFESPLVPKLLEASFGREGSREEALQFEDWQLVGTIDRVDTTPDGRGVVIDYKTGNGSVKTWKKIVSGRRLQLQLYLKAVRELWKIDPLAGLYLPVCNGKRQPRGPIEEEDFGEIAGIRTVGKDKTDLEDAIAEATGLADQAVAEIRSGLIAHDPLTCPDHFHHPAVPDWRPESDNPEGDG; encoded by the coding sequence GTGCCGCTGACCATCATCAAAGGACCCCCGAATTCAGGCCGAACCGAACAGGTTCGACAGCTCTACATGGATCGCCTGCGTGAGGGCAAGGACCCAGTTCTGGTGGTTCCCTCCACGGATGACATCTTTACCTGGGAGGAGCGGCTCACCCGGGGAGACCAGGGTGCCTTGCTCGGAGGCAGGGTCATGCATTTCAAGGATCTGATCGGTGCCATCCTTGGACGCGACCCGCTCGAGAGAACCGGAATCGCCGGACCGCTGCGCCGCCGGGCGCTGGCAGCCGAGTCGATCCGAAGGGGATGGCCCGCGATCGCCAATCGTCTGGAGCGGCAACCCGGACTGATCGATGCGGCGCTCAGGGCTTTCGATGACCTGCGAGCAGGCCGGATCTTCCCGGACGCCTTCAGGGTCCAGGCGGATTCCGTGGATTCCGCTGACAGTCCGGAAGAGGACGGCCCGGCCAGCCCCGACGGGTCCGTGCTGGAACGCATCGGCGAGATGTTTGCCGCCTACACCTCCTCCCTGGCCGAACTCGGCTTGAAGGATGAGGCGGCTCTTGCGGCCGAAGCCTCCGTCTCCGCTCTCGATCACTGGCAGGGCCGACCGGTGTTCCTGGCCGGATTCGATGATCTGACCGAGGTTCAGTTGGAGTTGCTTGTCCGACTGGCGAAGGAGACCACAGTCACTATCGCGATCACTCACGAGGACGACAGCCCCGCGATGGCGGTGACCGACCTGCTCCTTTCCCGACTGCCTGAGCATGGCGATGCGAACCAGCCTCGAGATCGCCTTGATGGTCGCGAGGCGGGTCGCGAACCCCTCCTGAACGAGATCGAGCGTCGTTTCCTGCGTCGGCTGCCGGATGCGACTCCCCTTTCCCCCGACCGGTCGCTCACCCTGATCGAGGCGTCCGGCACCCGGGGCGAGGCGGAAGCGGTCGGTGCGGAAATCGCGCGGCTGGTTTCCACCGGCGTCACCCCTGACGAGATTGCGATCGCGGTGAACTCCCCGGCCGTCAACGGCCGGGTGTTCCACGATGTACTGAGGGAGTACGGGATCGCCTCCACGCTTGAGTGTGAGACCGCGGCAACCGGAACAGCGGTCGGACAGACGGTGATCGCCCTGCTGCGGGCCGCCGGCCCCTCCGGCCGCACCGAGGATCTGCTGCGCTTCCTCCGGGGACCGGTCGGGACCGACCCCGGAATGGTCGACCGAACCGAGCTCAGATGCGTCCGGGCGAGCGTTACGGACGCCCGTGAGGCCGCAGAAATCTTCCGGCGGGTTTGCGGTAACCGGGTACCGTTTCTGGAGGCCGCCCGCGGTCACGATCCGGGGCAGGCGGTGCTCGATCTGCTCGAGACGGTCGTGGCTTCGCTGCTCGGCAGCACCGATCCCGATCTGCCCGGACCCGACGTCGCCACCGAAACCCAGATGACGACCGCGATTCACCAGGCGGTGGAGGAACTTCAGACGATCCACGGCGAACGGCTCGGCCGGGGTCACATCCTCGATGCGCTGACCTCCGGGACGGTCTCCACCTGGGCCGTCCCGGCCGGCAACACCGTTCGCATCGCCAGCCCGTACAGCCTCCGGGCCAAGCGGGTGAGACGGCTGTTCATGGTGTCTCTACAGGAGCGTGACCCCGGCGCGAGCGACAGGTCCGACGGGCCGTTCCTGAACAAGGGAGTCCGGGGCGCGATCGGGATGGAAGACCCCAACCCCCCTGAAGACCAGGAGCGGTATCTGTTTCATTCCTGTCTGAGTGTGCCGACCGAGGGGCTCTGTATCTCCTGCCGGATCGCCGATGACAACGGCTCCCCGGAACATCCGTCGCCCCTGATCCAGGCGGTGACCGATCTCTTCAGGTCTCCCGAAGAGATCGAAAGCGATGAAGAGGGCCGGAGGCATCCGGGTCTGACCGTGATCCGCCGGGTGAGCTCGGACATCATCTTTCCCCCTGCCGTGGCTCCGAGCAAACACGAGTTGACCCGGAGCCTCACAGCACAGGCTGCGGTCGGAGTCGCCCCCGACGCCGGGCTGCCTGAGCTACCGGTCAAAGATGCGGTGGCACAGATAGCCGATGCGGGGATCATCGACGAGCAGACCCGGGCGCTTTCCGATCTGAATGATCCCGAGGTCCTTGAGAAGCTGCGTGGCCGGAATACGTTCAGCCCCACCGGACTTGAATCCTTCACCGGCTGCCCCTACCGCTGGTTCATCGAACGGGAGCTGGGCCTCCAGCGGTTTGGTCCGGAACCCGAGGCTTTGGCCCGCGGGAACATCGTCCACCAGGCTCTTCAGACGATCTACTCGGGCAGGCCGGGACAGAGGCCGCGGGAAGACAGTCTGGATCAGTGGCTGTCCGCGGTCGCCCCGGCGGTCGCGGAAGCTGCCGAGGCGGCGGGCCTGACCGAGGAGCGGCGTAGTGCTTCAAGCGAGGTGATGCTGAGGCGGGCGGTCGCTGACATAAGCACCCAGATCCGGCTTGAGGCCGGGTTTGAGTCTCCGCTCGTCCCGAAACTTCTCGAAGCGTCCTTTGGCAGGGAGGGCTCAAGGGAGGAGGCACTTCAGTTCGAGGACTGGCAGTTGGTCGGGACCATCGACCGGGTTGACACAACCCCCGACGGACGGGGTGTCGTGATCGATTACAAGACCGGCAACGGCTCGGTCAAGACCTGGAAGAAGATTGTGAGCGGTCGGCGGCTCCAGCTTCAGCTCTACCTGAAAGCCGTCAGGGAACTCTGGAAGATCGATCCGCTCGCCGGGCTGTACCTGCCCGTCTGCAACGGCAAACGCCAGCCCCGGGGACCGATCGAAGAGGAAGACTTCGGCGAGATCGCCGGAATCCGAACGGTAGGAAAGGACAAGACCGATCTGGAGGATGCGATCGCCGAGGCGACCGGGCTGGCCGACCAAGCCGTCGCGGAAATCAGATCCGGCCTGATCGCCCACGACCCGCTCACCTGCCCCGACCACTTTCACCACCCTGCCGTCCCCGACTGGCGCCCCGAGAGCGACAACCCGGAAGGCGACGGATGA
- a CDS encoding HAD family phosphatase produces the protein MSQPDQGPFIQMVISDFGGVLTSPLTDAFAAVQDGAGIPLRTFGKGLAAAAEQSGENPLFELECGRITEAEFQGRLADAIEPLIGRRPDIDSFGERLFEALDPNPEMIDLIREVRRRGFRAAMLTNNVREWEATWRSMLPVDDLFETVVDSAFVGLRKPDPRIYELTLGRVGLAPENCIFIDDMEINCAAAAELGIHAVHFRETAQARREVHNLLEQHGGGR, from the coding sequence TTGAGCCAGCCCGATCAGGGACCCTTCATCCAGATGGTGATCTCCGACTTCGGCGGGGTCCTGACCTCCCCGCTGACCGATGCCTTCGCCGCCGTTCAGGACGGGGCCGGAATCCCGCTCCGAACCTTCGGCAAGGGGCTCGCGGCCGCGGCCGAACAGTCCGGCGAGAACCCGCTGTTCGAACTCGAGTGCGGGCGGATCACCGAGGCCGAGTTCCAGGGTCGGCTGGCCGACGCGATCGAGCCGCTGATCGGACGTCGGCCGGACATCGACTCGTTCGGTGAACGGCTGTTCGAGGCGCTCGATCCGAACCCGGAGATGATCGACCTGATCCGGGAGGTGAGGCGACGTGGTTTTCGCGCCGCGATGCTCACCAACAACGTGCGCGAGTGGGAAGCCACCTGGCGCTCGATGCTGCCGGTCGACGACCTGTTCGAGACGGTGGTCGATTCCGCCTTCGTCGGCCTGCGCAAACCCGATCCCCGGATCTACGAGCTGACGCTCGGCCGGGTCGGACTGGCTCCGGAGAACTGCATCTTCATCGACGACATGGAGATCAACTGTGCGGCAGCAGCCGAGCTCGGGATCCATGCAGTCCACTTCCGCGAAACCGCCCAGGCCCGCCGCGAGGTTCACAACCTGCTGGAGCAGCACGGCGGAGGCCGCTAG
- a CDS encoding FxsA family protein: MAFVIILALLIVWPIAEIYLMIEVARWLGFFWMLFLLFLSAVAGMLILRHRGRVHWERLRGAVRSRKPPAREAFDGVMITAGAFLLIIPGFLTSFVGILVLLPPTRFLVRIVLFWLFASRFRASTTAWRVTRDRYYRTRGPDYDIEGEVVDVTTSPGSDGDYVRRLPSGQDDGRRDKPDDRNDA; the protein is encoded by the coding sequence ATGGCATTCGTGATCATCCTTGCCCTCCTGATCGTCTGGCCGATCGCCGAGATCTACCTCATGATCGAAGTGGCCCGCTGGCTCGGGTTCTTCTGGATGCTTTTCCTCCTGTTTCTGTCCGCGGTGGCGGGAATGCTCATTCTGCGCCATCGGGGACGGGTCCACTGGGAGCGGCTGCGCGGTGCGGTCAGGTCACGCAAGCCGCCGGCCCGGGAAGCGTTCGACGGGGTGATGATCACCGCCGGTGCATTCCTGCTGATCATTCCCGGTTTCCTCACCAGCTTCGTCGGGATCCTGGTCCTGCTGCCACCCACTCGCTTCCTGGTCCGGATCGTGCTCTTCTGGCTGTTCGCTTCCCGCTTTCGCGCCTCGACCACGGCATGGCGAGTGACTCGCGACCGTTACTACCGGACCCGGGGACCGGATTACGACATCGAAGGCGAAGTCGTCGACGTGACCACCAGCCCCGGATCCGATGGTGATTACGTGCGCCGACTACCCTCCGGGCAGGATGACGGCCGACGGGACAAGCCAGACGACCGAAACGATGCCTGA
- a CDS encoding metal-sulfur cluster assembly factor, translating into MATEQATMPSEEEVYEALEDVIDPELGLDFVSLGLVYDVEIEAPDVYVTFTLTTPACPIGPQVSVQMKEFVSALDGVRDVYPKMIFDPPWSPEMMTEDAKFALGF; encoded by the coding sequence ATGGCTACGGAACAGGCGACCATGCCGAGCGAAGAGGAAGTGTACGAGGCCCTCGAAGATGTGATCGACCCCGAGCTCGGGCTCGACTTCGTTTCCCTTGGCCTCGTTTACGACGTCGAGATCGAGGCGCCCGATGTGTACGTAACCTTCACCCTGACCACGCCGGCCTGCCCGATCGGACCCCAGGTGTCGGTTCAGATGAAGGAGTTCGTGAGCGCCTTGGACGGAGTCCGCGACGTCTACCCGAAAATGATCTTCGACCCGCCCTGGTCACCGGAGATGATGACCGAAGACGCCAAGTTCGCGCTCGGTTTCTAG
- a CDS encoding wax ester/triacylglycerol synthase family O-acyltransferase, with product MESPTDHLDRLTAIDAQFLSNENQNSHMHIGAVMIFEGEPPTYDEFKAHISSRLDLVPRYRQKLVHPPFSTGRPLWADDPDFNLNYHLRHTALPSPGMERELKILTSRLFSQSLDRAKPLWEMTLVEDLEGDRFAIVIKSHHAMIDGISGVDIGTVIFDLAPDADPIVPEVEWKPDPLPTGISLLGRGARELVSEPVRLGEKALSALRQPSSLAERVGESAEGLAEVARAFADAAPEGPMNVPIGPHRRITWTSASLDDFRRIKNVFGTTVNDVVLAVAAGSVRRWLLQRGVETNGLEMRAMVPVSVRTKDEHGHLGNKLTTMRAPLPVYEPDPVARLEIVSSAMDGLKQSKQALGAEVIARLNDFAPPTLLAQAARLTFSTRLFNLLVTNVPGPQMPLYILGRRLSQSIPVAFLAENHGLAIGIMSYSGTVNIGLIGDFDAMPDIGVVRRGMDESLAELLDAANEIESSITPAKKKKPAAGRSTGTGGRKAPAKKASGGRGSSNGAARTPAKKS from the coding sequence ATGGAATCGCCGACAGACCATCTTGACCGACTGACCGCGATCGACGCGCAGTTTCTGAGCAACGAAAATCAGAACTCGCACATGCACATCGGTGCGGTGATGATCTTCGAGGGCGAGCCGCCTACCTACGACGAGTTCAAGGCCCACATCAGCTCCCGGCTCGACCTGGTTCCCCGCTACCGGCAGAAGCTGGTTCATCCCCCGTTCAGCACCGGTCGACCGCTCTGGGCCGACGATCCGGACTTCAACCTCAACTATCACCTTCGCCACACCGCCCTGCCCTCCCCCGGCATGGAGCGGGAGCTCAAGATCCTCACCTCACGACTCTTCTCGCAGTCGCTCGACCGGGCCAAACCGCTCTGGGAGATGACTCTGGTCGAGGATCTCGAGGGCGACCGTTTCGCGATCGTGATCAAGAGTCATCACGCGATGATCGACGGAATCTCCGGAGTCGACATCGGCACCGTGATCTTCGATCTGGCGCCCGACGCCGACCCGATCGTTCCCGAAGTGGAGTGGAAACCGGACCCGCTGCCGACCGGGATCAGCCTGCTCGGCCGGGGCGCCCGGGAGCTGGTCAGCGAACCGGTCCGGCTCGGGGAGAAGGCCCTTTCCGCCCTGCGCCAGCCGTCTTCGCTGGCCGAGCGGGTGGGCGAGAGCGCCGAAGGCCTGGCCGAGGTCGCGCGGGCCTTCGCCGATGCAGCCCCCGAAGGGCCGATGAACGTGCCGATCGGCCCCCACCGCCGAATCACCTGGACCTCGGCCAGCCTGGATGACTTCCGCCGGATCAAGAACGTATTCGGCACCACGGTCAACGATGTGGTGCTGGCCGTGGCCGCGGGTTCGGTCCGCAGGTGGTTGCTCCAGCGCGGGGTTGAGACCAACGGACTTGAGATGCGGGCGATGGTCCCGGTGTCGGTCCGCACCAAGGACGAGCACGGCCATCTCGGAAACAAGCTCACCACCATGCGGGCGCCGCTACCGGTCTATGAGCCCGACCCGGTCGCTCGCCTGGAGATCGTCAGCTCCGCGATGGACGGCCTCAAACAGTCAAAGCAGGCGCTCGGCGCGGAAGTGATCGCGCGGCTCAACGACTTCGCTCCCCCGACCCTGCTGGCCCAGGCCGCCCGCCTCACCTTTTCCACCCGCCTCTTCAACCTGCTGGTCACCAATGTTCCCGGACCACAGATGCCGCTCTACATCCTTGGCCGCCGGTTGAGCCAGTCGATCCCGGTCGCCTTCCTCGCCGAAAACCACGGTCTCGCGATCGGGATCATGAGCTATTCCGGCACGGTCAACATCGGCCTGATCGGCGATTTCGACGCGATGCCGGACATCGGCGTGGTTCGCCGGGGAATGGATGAGTCACTGGCGGAGCTGCTGGATGCGGCAAATGAGATCGAGAGCTCGATCACCCCGGCCAAAAAGAAGAAACCTGCCGCGGGCAGGTCCACCGGGACCGGGGGCAGGAAGGCCCCGGCAAAGAAGGCCTCGGGCGGGAGGGGCAGCTCCAACGGGGCCGCCCGGACCCCCGCAAAGAAGAGCTAG